The genomic region TCAACACGTCCGAACCGGACGAATGGAATCGGGACAAACAAAAGCGCTCTCTGGATATGATCGAGACGGTGCTGGAGCAGATGGCGCACGAGATCGTCGGAATCCTCGTCGAGCCGATCCAGGGCGCCGGCGGTCACCGAGTCGCCACAAAAGAGTTCTTCCAGGAGCTTTCTCGCCTGGCCCACAAACACGACGTCTATCTGGCGTTCGACGAAGTCCAGACCAGCCTCGGACCGACCGGAAAGATCTTCGCCATCGACCACTTCGACCTGCCCCACCCGCCTATGGCGGTCGCGGTCGGCAAAAAGTTCGGCTGCGGCGCGGTCTATATGTACGAGCCTTTGGAAGATCTCGGCGTGCTGGATTCGACCTGGGGCGGCGCGCTCGCCGACATGGTGCGCGTGGTCCAGGAAGTGAAGATCGTGGAGGAAGAGGGCCTGATCGCCGCCGCCGCGCTGAAAGGCGAGCGCCTCGCCGCCGGCCTGCGCCGGCTCGCCGAGCAGCCCTCCCCCATCTACAACGTGCGCGGCATGGGCCTGTATCAAGGCTTCTCCCTGCGCTCGCCCGAAGCCAAGGCGCGGCTGATCAAACGGGCGCGCGAAAAGCACGACCTGCTGCTGCTCGGCGCGGGCCGCCGCTCGATCCGCACGAGGCCAAGCCTGTCCGTGACAAACGAGGACATCGATCGGTTTTTGGAGATGCTGGAGGATTTGTTGGGGGAGGACGGGGCGTAGGCCTCGGGTTCAGGCCCTATTCCCCCGCGCTAAAGCGCGAGGGAATAGGGACTAACCGAACCTAAAGCCCCATCGTCTCCCACTGCTCCAGGATCTCCATCGCCTGCCGCACGGTCTCGTACGCGGCGACCGCCGCTTCGCCGCGTTCGCCGGTGAAGTCGGCGGGCAGGCGGGAAAGATCGCCGCGCTGGATGGCGGCGATGCTTTCCGTCAGCCAGCGGTCCAGCTTTTCCCATTGCTCGTCGCGTGTCAGCGCGGGCTGGTTCGCCATGACGTGCTAACTCCCGTAGATTTTGGTCAGGATCTGTTCGAAGCCCAGTGGAGAAACGCCGAAGACATCGGTAATCGCGTGGCTCTTTGTGACGTTGTCCAGTCCCAGGTTGGCGAGCTGATCGCGGGTGACCGGAGGCTTGGGCAGGATCGCCTCCATGACGGTCGCGGCGATTTTGAGGATCGGGACGGGCGCATGGAGAAATGGCTTGCTGACGTGCAGGGAATTGGCGAAGCCGCCCAGCAATTCGTTGAACGACACCTGGGTGGCGCCGCCGACTTCGTAGACTTGCTTCGCCGTGGCGGGGTCGCCGAGCGAATTCACGACGCACGCGGCCAGGTCGTCGATAAAGATCGGCTGGAACTTATTGTTGCCGGAGCCGGGCACGGGGATAAACGGGAACGGCAGCGGGACGGGAAGTCCGCCGTGTTTGATCAGTTCGCCCATCTGCTCCACGAACTCGCCGTCTTTCCCGAGGATAATCGAGGGGCGAAAGATGGTGTACGGCAGACCGCTTTCCGTCACGATCTTCTCCGCCGCCGCCTTGGTGCGCGAATACTCGGCGGGACCGTTCGGATCGGCGCCGATCGCGCTCATGTAAATAAACCGTCCGTGAAAATCGGCCGCGCAGGCGGTCTTTACGATGTTCTGGGTTCCCTGAACGTGGATGCGCTGGAACGTCTGGCCGCCCTTCGCCTCCTGAATGATTCCCACGAGATGCAGGACGGCGTCCACGCCTTCAAACATCGCCGGCGTCAGCGTCGCGGCGTCCCCAACATCCACTCCGTCGATATACGTCGCGCCCGACTTGGCGCGCTCCCCTTGCGGCTTCTTGCGCGACAATCCGCGCACGGAATGCCCGGCCGCAAGCAGCGCCTCAATCATGTGGTTCCCGACGAAGCCGGAGGCTCCGGTCACTAAAACTTCCATGTCCTATACAGCTTTCTAAGTCCATTTGGACCGGCGAACTTGCATCTGCGAAAGACGGGCAGCCAATTGCGCCGCGTCCCTCGCCGCTATAACATCGCCAGAAAGAGTTCAGTTCCAAACAAAAACGCCTCGGGACATCTCTGTCCGAGGCGTTTTCCAGTATTCTCAGTTATCCGCCGACGGCGTTGCGTCGAATGACCCCGGAATAGAACTCGGCGCTGAGCTTGGGCGTGCGCTCCAGCGTCTCGTAGTTGACGTAGCAGATCCCAAAGCGTTTGGTGTAGCCGAAAGCCCATTCGAAGTTGTCCATCAGGCTCCAGACAAAGTAGCCTTTGACGGGATAACCTTCGTCGGCGGCGCGGTGCAGGTGGATCAAATGCTCTTGCAGGTACATCACCCGCCCGACATCCTGAATCTCATTGCTCGCGTTCGGCCGGTCGGGATTGGCGCAGCCGTTTTCCGTGATGTAGATCTCGGGCGCGTTCCAGGTTTCCGCGACCATGCGCGGTCCCCAGTACATGATGCTCGGCCCGACCGCGAGCCATGGCATATCCATTTTGGGGTAGCCAGGGCCGTTCTCGACCGTGGACCAGCCGCGCGCTGTCGAGGGATCATGCCGGACATAGGTCGGCGCGTACAAGTTCAGACCGACGAAATCAATAGGAGACGCAATCGCCGCCATCTCGTCGTCCGTGAAGACAGGCGCGTCGGCGCCCGCGCTTTCCAGATATCCGGGATGGTAGCGGCCCTCGAAGATCGGGGTCAGATACATGCCGGACAGTTCGCGCAGCGCCTCGCGCGTGGCGGCGATGTGCTCGGGAGTCTCCAGGATCGGGACGATATTGGGAATGTTCTCGGCGAGTCCGACCTTGAGGTCCTGGGGACCGGACGCGCGGATCGCCTGGACGGCCAGGCCGTGACCGTAGACGGCGTGGTGGCGCGCCTGGTTCAGCAGGCGCGGACATACGTTCTTGCCCGGCGCGAACAGCTCGCCCGTGTCCACATACCCCTTGTCCAGAAAGCACATGAACTCGTTGATGGTGAAAACGCCGCTGAGACGGTCGCCAAGCTGGGCGGCCATATATCCGGCGTAGTCGGCGAAGACTCGCGCGCAGTCACGCGATTCCCAGCCGCCGAACCGGTCTTCGGTCCACTGCGGCAGATCCCAGTGAAACAAGGTCATCCACGGCTGAATGTCGGCGGCGCGCAGTTCGTCGACGAGACGCTTATAGAAGTCGAGGCCCTTCGGATTGGGGACGCCGCCGGCGTCGGGAAAGATGCGCGACCAGGAGACGGAAAAGCGGTAGGATTGAAGCCCGAGGCGCTTCATCAGCGCGACGTCTTCCTTGTAGCGATGGTAGTGATCGGTCGCAACATCGCCGTTCTGATCGAACGCGATTGCCCCGGACCGGCGGGAAAACGTATCCCACACACTGGGGGTGCGCCCGTCTTCGTCCCATGCCCCTTCGACCTGGTAAGCCGCCGTAGCCGCGCCCCACAAAAAATCCGCTGGGAACGGGCAAAAAAGCCGCGCGGCGCCCGACGCGGCGGGTATATCCAAATCCGTCACTCTGATTGCTTCCTTCGGCCGTTACTATCCGCGCTTCGATAGGTGAGATTTAATGCGCGTCGGCCAATTCTTTGTTCAGCTGCGCCAGGGCCGTTTGCTTGACGCCGGCCGGCATTTTCGTGTCGGCGTTCACCTGGTCGATGGCCTGCATGATCTCGGCTTTCGACCGCTTCTGCTCGGCCTGGTACCCTGAGGTGTCTCCGGAATAGGAACACCCGGACGAGAGCGCCGTGATTCCGATGGCGGCGATGGCCAATGCGGCCGACGCCAAATGTTTGATTCCACTCATTCATTCTACCCTTGAAGACCCGTAAAAGCGCCGAAGTATTCCTATACGCATTCACGAAACTTAATTTTTGCCAGCCCGTGATCGCCGTATCAGCGCCGGCCCCTTGCGGGGCTGGCGGTGAGGCTACGGGGTGCCCGGGCACTGGTTCCAGTACTGTTCGCAGGTCAGGCCGGGGATGTACAGGTTCTTGCTGTAGTAATCGGCGCCCTTGTGCTGGGACTTGACGTGGCCGTCCAGGAAGAGCATATCGCAGGTGCCGCTGTGGCGGTAGCGCGGCATGGTGTTGCAGGACTGATAGCCGCCGCCATCGCCGGACGCGATATCGCAGTCCTTGATATTGGGCACGAATGTGCTGCCGGAAAACCACGCCCACTTGTCCATAGGATAGTAGGAGCCTCGGGGATTGCTGTAAATCGTCGTTCCGTCTGGAGCCATAGCGCTGGCGCCGTTTGCGCCGGCTTCCCAGATGCCAATCGATTCGGCGGGAGAATCGATCGCCGCCAGAGTCACGGAGGGGCCGGAGGCGTTGGCGCTCAGGCCAGTGCCGTTGTCATACCAGACCGGGAAGACATCGTCGCGCACGACAAATTGCGCCTGCTGATCGCGATGCACGGCGGACGGGCAGGAATACACTCCGCCAGCATAGCCCAGGATATTGCGGCCGGCCACTGTGGTTGCGTTGTTCTGACCGTTCTTCACATAGGGGTTAATGACATAAGTCCAGTCATACCCAGTGGTGAAGTTGCCCATGCCGCTGGTGGAGACCTGCGACGGGGGAAAAGACTCGTCGTTGTCTTGATTGTATTGCAGGATCGCAAGGCCGATCTGCTTGAAATTGCTGATACAAGCAGACTGGCGCGCTTTCTCCCGGGCTTGCGCGAA from Capsulimonas corticalis harbors:
- a CDS encoding aspartate aminotransferase family protein; this encodes MTTEFSAPRYPGPVSAAMLEELPRYVIADPYPFVLDLPNCEGMWLATVDGQRLFDWAGYFGSKLIGHNHPRLYEQDYVTRLVCAANNKVANPDFLTPECLDYYRLLHRIAPESMRNPLLEVYAVNSGAEAVENMMKYLVARFNAKRRAQGKEITGKRFLYFDNAFHGRTVFALAVTQTVDPVATKDFHGLTIGGNIQIPFPAINTSEPDEWNRDKQKRSLDMIETVLEQMAHEIVGILVEPIQGAGGHRVATKEFFQELSRLAHKHDVYLAFDEVQTSLGPTGKIFAIDHFDLPHPPMAVAVGKKFGCGAVYMYEPLEDLGVLDSTWGGALADMVRVVQEVKIVEEEGLIAAAALKGERLAAGLRRLAEQPSPIYNVRGMGLYQGFSLRSPEAKARLIKRAREKHDLLLLGAGRRSIRTRPSLSVTNEDIDRFLEMLEDLLGEDGA
- a CDS encoding complex I NDUFA9 subunit family protein, with protein sequence MEVLVTGASGFVGNHMIEALLAAGHSVRGLSRKKPQGERAKSGATYIDGVDVGDAATLTPAMFEGVDAVLHLVGIIQEAKGGQTFQRIHVQGTQNIVKTACAADFHGRFIYMSAIGADPNGPAEYSRTKAAAEKIVTESGLPYTIFRPSIILGKDGEFVEQMGELIKHGGLPVPLPFPFIPVPGSGNNKFQPIFIDDLAACVVNSLGDPATAKQVYEVGGATQVSFNELLGGFANSLHVSKPFLHAPVPILKIAATVMEAILPKPPVTRDQLANLGLDNVTKSHAITDVFGVSPLGFEQILTKIYGS
- a CDS encoding GH1 family beta-glucosidase gives rise to the protein MTDLDIPAASGAARLFCPFPADFLWGAATAAYQVEGAWDEDGRTPSVWDTFSRRSGAIAFDQNGDVATDHYHRYKEDVALMKRLGLQSYRFSVSWSRIFPDAGGVPNPKGLDFYKRLVDELRAADIQPWMTLFHWDLPQWTEDRFGGWESRDCARVFADYAGYMAAQLGDRLSGVFTINEFMCFLDKGYVDTGELFAPGKNVCPRLLNQARHHAVYGHGLAVQAIRASGPQDLKVGLAENIPNIVPILETPEHIAATREALRELSGMYLTPIFEGRYHPGYLESAGADAPVFTDDEMAAIASPIDFVGLNLYAPTYVRHDPSTARGWSTVENGPGYPKMDMPWLAVGPSIMYWGPRMVAETWNAPEIYITENGCANPDRPNASNEIQDVGRVMYLQEHLIHLHRAADEGYPVKGYFVWSLMDNFEWAFGYTKRFGICYVNYETLERTPKLSAEFYSGVIRRNAVGG
- a CDS encoding DUF1559 domain-containing protein is translated as MNRSFLRKSPQTLGFTLIELLVVIAIIAILAAILFPVFAQAREKARQSACISNFKQIGLAILQYNQDNDESFPPSQVSTSGMGNFTTGYDWTYVINPYVKNGQNNATTVAGRNILGYAGGVYSCPSAVHRDQQAQFVVRDDVFPVWYDNGTGLSANASGPSVTLAAIDSPAESIGIWEAGANGASAMAPDGTTIYSNPRGSYYPMDKWAWFSGSTFVPNIKDCDIASGDGGGYQSCNTMPRYRHSGTCDMLFLDGHVKSQHKGADYYSKNLYIPGLTCEQYWNQCPGTP